The nucleotide window TGTGTCTTCTGTAAGTGCACACGTTCATATGCTGTATAGACACATTATGCTGATTCTCCACAGCTTTCTTATTCTGGATGTGCTGGAAAAAGCATCTACTACTATTGTGGAAATGAATCAATGGCTTTATGGGTCCTGTTAAAAgctaaagaatttttttctacagaGACCAGCTGGTTATAATAGGTATTTATTTTGCAACATGGCTGTGTCCCACACCCACCTCAATAATTTGATCTGCAAAATAATGGCAGGGGCCAAAATGAACCTGTGAGAATTTCTCCACCCCTTCCACAAAGGAAGTTTTTTCAGAGGGGCAGCTAACTTTAGAAGCATGTTACATTAAGTCTTACGTTGCATAGTTGAATACATTATTTCTTTATAGTTTTATCTTATGCTGCAGCCTTCCAAGAATCAGTAGTAGTACCTGTGTCTCAGATATGGTCTGGTATTAAAGAATGTCTATTGGTGCTGTTAATAAAGCTTCTGTAAAATCTGACATTCTTAATGTGGGGAAGTGGGAAACCCAAACCAAATACAGTTGTATCTTCCTCTTGAGCATTAGTTTCCACTGTGTCCTTGGTAACATACCCATACAGAACACTCTGGTTACAGAGTGCAGCTGATACTTGTTCCCCACAGGATCCTGCAGAACATGGGGCTTGGAAGAGCAGGAAGATTCAATTTGCAGATGAAAACAGTATCTATTCTAATAAATGCTTCTTAAACGAAAGATTTATCTATGTGAGATgctgcaaagaaataaaagtaattaagTTTTTTCTAAAATCAAAGGTATACAAGCAGAGCTTTTCATTTGCAGAAATGATGCCTCCATGAAAACTGTTTTGACAAAGTATAAAATATCATGTGTGAATTCAAAAATATCATGTGTGAGTAcaaaaaaaatgtgcttttgaaagGTTTATCTTCTTAAAGTGAGAAAGTTAACTTCCTTATTGTGAACATCCAGGGAGGCAGTGTTACAGACTTCCAGGGTATCTGAAATACAGTTGCAAAGTTCCTAATTTAAGAGGCCACTATTATCTCATACAAATGTGTTTACCCTCAGTGTTAGTATGGATGCCAGGATCGGTTCATTAATCTGATGCTTTAAACACATGAAGGTGTGTTGGTACTAAGATGCCAGAGTTCTCCATTTATCTAAAAGTGAAGGAGGACATCTGTCAAACGGGCAAGGGGCAATCCCATCACAAAGAGAGCAGAGGATAATACAGGTGTCCTGGGACAGAACTGGAAGTCTATTGATGTGCATTAGAGGCAAACCCACATCCCTCTATACGAAGTTAATGTAATAATGTGCAGCCGGACTATGAGGCAGTACTGTTTGAAACCTCTTTGCTTCAATCTGTGCAGATAGTGTGACTGTGCTCAGAAAAATAATAGTGAACAGTAACAGAGAAGTGACCAACCTGTGGGACAGGGAAAGTAAGCAGCTTAATGAATCCtcagaataaatatatttaagttAAGAGAACTTGATAAATTTCATCATAGCATTTGACAAAAACATTCTCTGCACTGTTGGTAgctattaaaacaaataaatcttGCTGGGCATATATCACttcaaaagatgaaaaaaagacaaatttattGACTTCCTTAAAGATGAGAAGAAGACCTAGGTAGACCTACAAGTATGTACAGTATACCTATTTGTCACTTTTTATTTAGATGTGTGTTTTATAGCAGTTCAattgatttggaaaaaaaaaagctgaagttaCTTAACGGTAAATGAAACCTAGAAGCTAATTCTCATCACAGAAGACTAATGTAATGAAGTCATTGGGGAGACATTTACACACTTCTGCACTCTCCTAGGAAACATTTGGACAGAAGTTCTCAGGCCAGTGCTGAAAACTTTGGTCCTTTTTCCCAGTATGTACTTTGAAAGGTGGATGAATGATCCAGCTCAGATACATATGTCCTGCCCACTGCCTATGTTTTTTGCTATTTAAGGAATGTTGGGATCATGTGTATATCGAAATTGCTGTTACTTCATGTGGAATGGAAGCactgaaaggaagagaaaaatttatCCTTCAAGGTTTATCTTTCTGCTTCCCTGATGTTCTGGCCTGATACGTAGGAAAGGATTTGTGAATCTGCCTCAGAACTTGGGGGCAGAGTATTGAGTTTTAAACAGCAGATGGGAAAAACTAATGAAGCAGAACATACGAGGGAAAAACAGTAAGATGGCAAATGTCAAAAGCTGCAACCAGACAGCCTTTTCATGGAataggatgaaaaaaaaatggaatggaTACCTCAGCCTGGAAGAGCAAATCACAGACTTAGACAGCAACATGCTACAGTTCTACAGTAGCTCCCATGAGAGAAACATAAAGAAGACTAGTAGAATGGCACAGAAGTAACAGAATTGCTTAATGAAAGAATCAGAAGCCTAGGAGATGTGGATTTTATTCTTAGGTCTAACACAGCCTTTCTGTGAAATGCTGAACATGTAATGTGAGGTTTTGTTATTTGGTTCCTCATTAACTTCGGAAACACTTTAGTATCTCATGGGAGTTATTGAAAGACTGGAATTAAGCATCAAGACTTTCAGTGTGATAATCACCAAAGCTAATTCCTCTTTATAACTGATGTGTCATACATTCACTTTGAGGAAAACTTGTCCTGTTAGTTTTTCATGTTCTGAACAACTGGTGGAAAACTGGTGGGCTGATAAATATGTAGAGGGTTGTGAATGTCAGAAAATGTTCCAGCATTTTTGATTCCTGTGATAGTTTAATGGATTTTTACTGTTACTTGTAATTAATTGTTTGTCGATTGGTAGTATTTCACAGCTTCTGTCTTCTAGAGTTTCCTTTtgcctgaaaggaaaaaaagtttgtttACCTGTGAAAGAAATGAGAATTCCATGTCATCAGTGttaaagctttgttttcttacCCTCCAAATTTTCTAGCCATACATACAGCTGCTATGGATAtgctgggaggagctggaatAGAAAAACAGTGCAGGAAAACGGACATCCTGGCAGATGCTGCATATTGCATCttgacaaaaccaaaaactttcACAGGGAACTTCATTATTGATGAAGTTCTGCTGAGAGAAGAAGGAGTTAAGGATTTTGATGTTTATGCAATTGCACCAGGTAAAAGACATCTTTTAAAGGTGAGAAGTAAGTTCAAGAAGGAGGGAAGAATATATGGAGAATATTAATACACTTTTGTTTCCTAGGGTCCTTAAATTAGTTTATAAAAAATGTTGCTTTGCCTCAGCTTTGAGAACATGCCTTAGTAGAAAGGCCATATGGATCCACTGAGagtttaataattaaatgtctattaaattaaattaagaatTTCTTTAATGAGAAGAAAACCTAGCTGCACTGTAGATGTATATATTACTATTTAACAGATAATTAGAtagatttttatgtttttcttctctgatgtTCTTCATTGCAGCCTTAGAAGCCTTCTAGGTCAGATTTTTCATGAACAAAATTCTAAACGTGTTACTTCATGCTatgtttttccttcaaatttaaAGTGAGAGACAGTACTACTTGACTGTAGTTTCAGATGAAATGGATTCTTACTGTGCAAATCTGATTTACTTGGATTCATTACTACATTTTCCCTCCCTCTTAGGTCACCCTCTGATGCCTGACTTCTTCTTAGATGTTGAAATTGACACTACAGCTATGAAGCAAGAAGGATATGGTAGGGAAAGCACCATGTGTACAAGTCCATAATTTCcataattaatttcatttcacaaTAATGAATGGTCTCTCTCCTATGAATTTGGACTCCACTCAAGATTTTTTAGCAAAAAGCCTTTTCTCATGTGAAGAGTAAGATCTATGGAAGTGACTATGTAGttaaaactggggaaaaaaatcataccTCATGTAGGACTTCCATGGTGTAAAGTCAGTGCATTATTTTGAAGAATTCTTTTTAAATCATCTGAAATGTGGTAGAAGGGAGGTCACAAGTAAGTattgctggaaaaagaaattagacTGCAAACAGCATCTTTTGCAGGAATATCTACTTTTCCTTGCTCATTTATACAAAAGAATATGACATAAAGCCTCTGTGGCTTCTTACATGAAATGTGCACAATTTGCACATTAAAAATAACTCTTGGGTGaaatgtagaattttttttagaaaagcattgctttttctttttcagaattgGTTTATGTCAATTTGAAGGGCAACTAAGAGTGCTGAACTGCTTTTATAGGAGTGTCAAAATAGGGATAAGgccagagcagaggaggcaAACGTGGAAGTGTTCCTTTCTGGTGGAAGTACTCCTTGAGCAGTCACACTAAGACCATTCTGCCAGGGACAGATGGTGCTACTTCCTTGGGCTCCCAGTGCAGGTTATTCTGTAGGGACTCACAGAATAGAccctaatatttttttataatgaaGACACCTAAGAGACTTTCAACAGCATTTTAAGGGGCTGTTCCTCTTAATTGGCTTTGTAAATTGcaaaagctttccttttttgttaAATGTGCTTGTTCATTGGGGTGAAGTAAGCCACTGATCAAAGCAGTAAATTTAGTTCCACCTTAGAAGCCATTGCAGAAGAATTTATGAAAATATCCATGTTCTTTACAAGATAGACAAGACAGAAGTATTTTGAGATGAAAGCAGTGGCTATTAAAGTcactgattttttatttttaatgttgtcAGGAGTAGTGTATGGATTACATTAGAAAACTGTTGTGTGAGCATCTGTAATGAACTGAAAACAGTCAGAATTAgaattttgctgtggttttattttcGCTTTTCTTTTGATCTATCAGGAATCGAAATTTATTGCAGACTTACATTTAGCGATGTACACCTATTCAGATTCCTGGTGGAGAAAGCATACTTTATCAGTGTTAATACTGAAATGGTAAAATAATCACTTTCCCTACTTTGAAGCTTAAATCTTTTCAAATGGAGTTCTCTGCTTATGGTTCTacattcatttttaaagtggtttgcatttgaaagagaaaagtaaTCTTTCTCATAGGTGCTGGCCAAGAGGAGAAGAAATTAAGCAgatcccagcaggaaggagcagatgCAGCCAAGGCTAAGACGGAATCTACTGCAGCCACGCCATCGGGTCCTGTTGCAGAGACGTTCCGAGTTATTCAAGGGGCAGTGACTGAAGAGTACGTGAGAAGTACTCGGGGTGTCTTTCAGTTTGAGCTCTCTGGTAAGCCCATCGCTTGTGCAGCCTTGCCTGGCAGAAGGCACTGGGTGTTCTCAGACAGAAACACTTTGGAAGCTGGTCCCGAAGCAGACCAGCTCCCGTTCGGTTCCGTGTGACGCTCCTGCTGCAGGCCCGCTTGAGCAGGCCCCgggagctgctgtccctccgCCATGCGCGGAGCCTCTGTCCCGGCGCTGCCTCTGTCCCTGGAAGCTGCCGCTGTCCCGGCGCTGCCTCTGTCCCTCACTGGGCTGCTGTGGCCACGGTCAGGGCGCTCTCGGGGCCACGGCAGAAGCACCAGCTGCCGCCAGCTCTGTGAGCAAAGCGcaggctctgggctctcctgccCGTGGCCCCAGCCCGTGGTGCTCGGGGCGTCACGGGGGACAAGAGGTGACTCCTTGCGGAGCGCCCGCCAGCGTGCGGGCTGCCACGGAACCGCTGCAACCGCGCACGGCCGCCCTGTCTGGCGGGGGCAACGGAGAGGGAGGGCACAGCAGTCCTTGCTGCCTTCTCACCTCGCTTCACTCTCTGTCCAGGCGATGGTGGAGGCACTTGGTATATTGACCTGAAGAGCGAGGGTGGGAGCGCTGGCTTCGGGAAGCCTCCCGTGACAGCTGATGTGGTTATGAGCATGTCGAGTGCCGACTTTGTGAAGATGTTCACAGGTGAGGGACAAAGGCCTTTGTCAAGGGACGCAGGTACCGGGAAAGCCAGAAAAGCTGTCCCAGAAAAGCCTCTGCGGACAAAGCCTTCTGGCTTTGGGATCTGGGGTTGGATGAGCTTTCAGGTTTTTGTGGCTGAGGGGAGAGTGCAGGCAAGAACCGCTTGGATTTTCCTGCACTCCTGCGTCCTGTGAGCAGGAAGAGTGCAAAAGGTTACACTGCTTTTATTAACCAGGTACCGACATTTTAGCAGCCAGTGTATCTTCAGAAAGAATCCAGCCCATGCGTTGGACCTGTGCTCTGCGCAAGTCTGAGCAGCGTCTCCTCAATGGGCACTGCTTGTACCTGGAGGACTTGGTAGCAATATAGATGCTAAGGTTTCACTGTGGTGGCATTATGTTTTCCCATGTAAAggctttttccatttcttttgatATTCTGAtgattctgttttttctttttaggtaAATTAAAGCCAACTCTGGCCTTCATGACTGGAAGATTAAGGATTAAAGGAAACATGGCACTAGCAATAAAGCTTGAGAAGATGCTTTCACAGCTTAATTCTAAACTGTGAGGGGAAACCCATACTAGCACAACAGTGGCCTTTCATATATAACTGCAAtgctgttttaaatttttagtCATTGTTTTTCTGATGCAGTAtaaaaaatattgataaaatatgaggtttttaaagaagaaataactCAATCTCATTAAAAAGATGTCCATAATTAAACTAATTCTGTCTCAAGAATGCACTTAGATTCCAggtgttttctttatttctgctccTGTGGGTCAATGTAGGATATTTGAATTGAGTTTTTTCCTATGTAGTTGATTGTGTACATATCCCATGGAAAAGGTGGGTAGAGCAAATGTCATGCTGCAGATCAGTGCTAGAAGTGCTATGCCAAATTTACTAAGCTGGCTTAGGAGTAGAAGTAATGTAGTCAGTTTAACAGAGCCTTAGTTACAACTGGTAAATTATTATctcaaatttttctttcctttcatgaGTTTATTACCTACACATATTCTCATACCTCTGTATTGCACTGAGGCTGCACAGCCATACTGAGTGATAAGCAGGTTTTCTTCTTATGCAAAGGTACACTCACACACAGGCATGGTCATGTGCTCTCTCTGTTCTCCTACCCCGCTACATCCCTGCAGCCAGTCATTTCCCCTTCCTTCCATTTGGCTGGTAAAGATTTAAGCTCACTGGTAAAATGATGCATGTCTCCACTTTGTAAGTGCCCAAGTGCACACGTGGCCTGCCACTTCATGTGACAGCATCTGCAAAGTCAGATGCACCAACCTCTTAAAATGTTTATTCATGGTGGCCAAAAAAACTGTCCAGAATCTGGATCATTCACTCTTCTGAGCAAGCTGAGAAGGTTACAAGACTTAGGAGTTATTTCTTAATTAACTTAGAAACACAAAAGTTTATAACTTATTAGAGCCTGTGCTTGTTTAAAATTGCTTGACCTTCATTGAGAAGGTCACATCTGTATTGCTTTCATCACagtttacagaatcacagaatgggtcagtttggaagggaccacattgggtcatctggtccaacctccctgctcaagcagtgTTGTCCTAAAGCACGCTGCACAGAATTAagtccagatggttcttgaatGTCTTCAGTGAGGGAGTCTCTGCAACCTCTttgggaagcctgttccagtgtgcaGTCAATCTCACAGTAAAACAGTTCTTTTTCATATTTGAGTGGGAATTCCTGTTCCTCAGTtttgcccactgcctcttgaCCTAGTGCTTGGTatcactgagaagagcctggatcTGTGCTCTTGGCACTCTCCCTTCAGATACTTGCAGATATTGATGAGGTAAGGCAGTTAAATTCTGTTATAGAACTAATTTACCTCTGCCCTGCAGTCTCTGGAATCTTGAAAATTAGTAATGTAGGTTCCTTTCTCACCAGGCAcaaggggctgtgggtgctgaaggagggagggggagaggcgGTGGCTTATCCCATGTTGGGCATTATGGTAGCACAGCAAAGGGTGGCTCTAGCCAGGGGAAAGCACCAGTGGCTGTAATGTGACAGCTCCCAGTCCAGCCCGCACACTAGACTGCACtcagtggctgtgctcagcctgaaGCTCCATGAGACCTGTGTGCCCTAATTacctcccagtgccaccttaCCAGGAGCTGTGCTCAAAAGCTCAGGCAGTGTCTTCTTACCCCCACTGTGGTGTCTGAGTTGGTCACCACTCAGCCCCTGAGTGCTGGACTGCTGCCCCCAGGTTACTGTCAGTCTGCTCAGATCTGGCAGCTGAAGGATAGCAGAAGTGCTGGCATGCACCAGGACGTGGCAGGAAAGACTGAATATGGGATGGGAGGAAAACAAGATGCAGCCCTGGAAACCAAAGTCCTGTGGAGACCGAACACCTCAAGTGATAGTGATAATGCATCCAtactgctggctgctgcaaaGAAGTCCAGTGCTCTGCTCTCTACCCTGCAGAGAAACCTCACGGtcctggggggcagggggagggcacccc belongs to Haemorhous mexicanus isolate bHaeMex1 chromosome Z, bHaeMex1.pri, whole genome shotgun sequence and includes:
- the HSDL2 gene encoding hydroxysteroid dehydrogenase-like protein 2; the encoded protein is MLPNTGKLAGCTLFITGASRGIGKAIALKAAKDGANIVIAAKTAEPHPTLPGTIYTAAEEIEAAGGKALPCIVNVREEQQIINAVEKAVKTFGGIDILVNNASAISLTGTLETATKKVNLMMDVNVRGTYLTSKACLPHLRKSKNPHILNLSPPMNLNPMWFKNHCAYTISKYGMSMCVLGMAEEFRGEVAVNALWPKTAIHTAAMDMLGGAGIEKQCRKTDILADAAYCILTKPKTFTGNFIIDEVLLREEGVKDFDVYAIAPGHPLMPDFFLDVEIDTTAMKQEGYGAGQEEKKLSRSQQEGADAAKAKTESTAATPSGPVAETFRVIQGAVTEEYVRSTRGVFQFELSGDGGGTWYIDLKSEGGSAGFGKPPVTADVVMSMSSADFVKMFTGKLKPTLAFMTGRLRIKGNMALAIKLEKMLSQLNSKL